GTACGAAAGCGATATCAACAAAGGAACTTTTGGGAGTTATATCTTGGTGATTTGAGACTGCGTCAGGAAGGATAACCGTGTCATCCCCTACTCTTAttggttttggggtgtgacgTATATGAATTGTTTTTTCATCTAAATATTGTTTGATCAATTGTCATCGTGTTATCCTAACTACGTTTATGGTACTATTCACCGTGCcttttattacaaaaaattaattttaatatccATGCTTTGTGTGGATACgatattaaaattaatcaagttCTCCGTAGAAAGCAAATAGGTTATATGATTGTAAATAAAGAAAGCATTTGATTCAACACGAGAAGCATGACCAGATTATATATCGTTTTCAATCAAATAGGTTTGAAAGGAAACACTGCCCATCGGTAAAGTGAATTCTaatatcgaaaaaaaaaaataagaatgcaccttcaagtaaagaaagaataaaaatgcatCTTCAAGTATGTCAACATTTGACAAAAGTTCATAAAAAGTCACATAATTGTAAAAATtcttctaaaatttaaaaaattaatttgattttggagTGAGAATTACTCGCTAATTAAAAAACCCGTATAcgttatttttctaaaattaaactcGTGGATTTATTTTTCCCGCCGCTCCTTTGTGGATCCCATATTCCATATTCAATAACCGGGTCCAGCTGAAACGGGCCGGCCCAAAATCTTCCAGCCCAAAATCCTCCGCCGGCGATGCAAGCAAAACAGCAGCTACCGGGCGCCCAGCCAACAATATCCCCAAAGCCCGAAATTCTCTATCACCGGCCACCGGAGAGTCATGGCCATCGCAGCGGTCGCCGCCGTGGCCTGGCCGTCGTCGACGTTGGCTTTGGCGCGGAGACTGCCTAAGTGCGCTCTCAATTCTTTCATCTCCGCCTCCTACtcctgtcctcctcctccttctccttcgcaTGCTGCGAGGAAGCTCGTCCTCTACTCCAAGCCCGGCTGCTGTTTGTGCGATGGCCTCAAAGAGAAGCTCCAAGCCGCCTTCCTGATTTCCGGGCCGGACTCTCTCCAGGACGTCGATTTACAGGTACGAGTGCTGCGAACAAGTGTAATTGTGGATGTTTGAGGGGAGTCCTTTTTCCGGCGAATTGACCTCTCTGTTCCATGATGCTTTGGCGCAGGTTAGGGACATAACGAGCAACCCGGAGTGGGAGAGAACTTACCAGTACGAGATACCTGTGCTGGCCAAAGTGCTCTCTGATGGTTCTGAGGTAAGGCTTTGGGGATTTTTGACTGCTTGAGCCTTCATTTCCTGTCAAAAGAACCGAGGTTTTTCTCTTGTTGAAGCAATTCGTTCATGGAATAGGATATGGTTGGTGCATTGTAGATACGTATTGGATTAGATATGAGTGGAGCAGATGCCCGATCATACGAAATGGCGGGTTCTTAGACTGATTTGAACAAGAACATTATTGCACTCGAATAGATGCCGACCGTGCCAATGTGATGtttatcttcataaaaaataaatcaaggaGCAACAGGGAACAATGTGGTACATTAAGGTGCTATTCAAAGCTGGCTGCTTAGTGTGCCCTTGCTTCTTCCATATCTTTGTAACATGAACTCACCAGAGACCTGTGTGGAGGTGGGCCGAGAGTCTAGGCTGAGGCGAGACAAATTGATCAGAAGAATGGCAATACCATCTACTAGTCTAGCTGGAAGGAAAGTGGGAGGCTACTTGCACTCTCTAAAGTGTGTACAGAGCTAAGGAATTAGAACTAGTTAGACCTGAAATGTGGATATCACTTGGATTATCATCAGTTTAATGTCCTGCTTTTCCATTTTGTTCGGGTAGACAATTTTGTCTCTCTGTTTTCTATGCCATTTGAATGCAGGGATTTTTAGCTGTTAGTTGCCAATTGTCAATTTCCACTAGACTTATAGTGTACACAATCTGTAGGGATGGATTTTGTGACACAATTTTTACCTTCTGATGGTGCTAATACTGTGACAGAGAAGCAAGATATCAGACCATATCCACTATCCAACGGATGCTTGCTTAGCCTTTCATCAAATCGTTGCGAGTTCAATTCTTCCCTTGTTGTATTCTGTGTTGCGCTGTGGTTTGTTGACCAAATATGAAAACTGCATTTACCCTTTGGCCTGTGCCAGATGGGTCAAGATTTGGTTGAACTTTTTCCTGGTCAAATTTTAAAAGGCTACATCCTACACCTATATGAAAATGATGACATACGACTGGCAACCTTATGTCTGTATTGGGCTGCCATTCTTGACTGTAACAGACTGTTTTTCTCCCATTGAGGTTTCCTTGTTTCTTTCTGCTTTTGTATGATTGTGTCTGAACATACTATTCTGCCTTCAGTTCTACATAGGCTAGATCTCTCATTTGAGTTCCCTagaatggattgaattggtgtTTGGACCTCTGCAAATTTTCCTGCCAAACATGTTTTGAATCAACCGAAGCCTACTaaattggccaaagaaaaattgaagcccaTGAAACAAAAATGCCATCAATGGCCTCATTTTTCCAAACTGCTTGATTATCAACCACAATGAGGCGATTATCCTGAATGTGCTTCGCTCAAAAATATTTGATTGTGCCTTTATCATTGGCTTAATATGCGAGAAGCCTTCTAAGTTGTCTTTTAAATCAACCAAACCCAATTGGTTTGATTGCTTGGGTTCTAACTTTTACATTGCATTTCCTGGACATATCTAACTGAATTCTGTGCTTTAGGAAATTTTGCCAAGATTGTCTCCTCGCCTCGGAGTGGAGCTCATCCAAAAGAAGATAGCTGCAGCATTGAAACAATGAGATTTGCTAGTTCCATTTGTGGAGACTTGAGCATTGAATGCACAATTT
The window above is part of the Eucalyptus grandis isolate ANBG69807.140 chromosome 6, ASM1654582v1, whole genome shotgun sequence genome. Proteins encoded here:
- the LOC104450491 gene encoding uncharacterized protein LOC104450491 is translated as MAIAAVAAVAWPSSTLALARRLPKCALNSFISASYSCPPPPSPSHAARKLVLYSKPGCCLCDGLKEKLQAAFLISGPDSLQDVDLQVRDITSNPEWERTYQYEIPVLAKVLSDGSEEILPRLSPRLGVELIQKKIAAALKQ